A genome region from Candidatus Eisenbacteria bacterium includes the following:
- a CDS encoding dihydrofolate reductase family protein, whose protein sequence is MARIVFGMNQSLDGYVDHTAFAPGPVLFRHFIGEAQAQSGSLYGRRMYEIMRYWDEDHPEWNADERAFAAAWRKQPKWVVSRTLQSVGPNARLVADPLERAVRELKTGLEGEIEVAGPSLANSLTDLGLIDEYRIYLHPVVLGHGKPYFAGPRPPLRLEAHERMDESVIRLTYVPA, encoded by the coding sequence ATGGCCCGAATCGTGTTCGGAATGAACCAGTCCCTCGACGGCTATGTGGACCACACGGCGTTCGCGCCGGGCCCCGTGCTTTTCCGCCATTTCATCGGTGAGGCTCAGGCGCAGTCGGGATCCCTCTACGGCCGCCGGATGTACGAGATCATGCGCTACTGGGACGAGGATCACCCGGAGTGGAATGCCGACGAGCGCGCCTTCGCGGCCGCCTGGCGGAAACAGCCGAAGTGGGTCGTCTCGCGCACGCTCCAGTCGGTCGGTCCCAACGCCAGGCTCGTCGCCGACCCGCTCGAGCGGGCGGTCCGGGAGCTGAAGACCGGGCTCGAGGGCGAGATCGAAGTCGCCGGTCCATCCCTGGCGAACAGCCTCACCGATCTGGGCCTGATCGACGAGTACCGAATCTACCTGCATCCCGTCGTGCTCGGTCACGGAAAGCCCTACTTCGCCGGACCACGCCCGCCGCTTCGCCTCGAGGCGCACGAACGCATGGACGAGTCGGTGATCCGCCTGACCTACGTTCCTGCCTGA
- a CDS encoding NRDE family protein, with amino-acid sequence MCTLVFGLHVCGPGTVVLATNRDEDPARPSEPPRVLAREPLVAGGRDAIAGGTWLAVRARTGHGEPGVAMLLNRRDPTPGKPGRRSRGLLTLDVASAPDPRERALAEAAIGHYAPCSLVWLSPSESWHLSIRAGQKPALASIPAGWHAITHFELDDAADPRATWALKRLADLRSPSRAEAEKRLAAILSSHGGGSAPAFCLHEGRAPTVSAATLWLAAGEISYRHAQGRPCVTPFEDFTALVG; translated from the coding sequence ATGTGCACGCTCGTCTTCGGGCTCCACGTCTGCGGGCCAGGGACTGTCGTCCTCGCGACCAACCGGGACGAGGATCCCGCTCGCCCGAGCGAACCCCCGCGGGTGCTCGCGCGCGAACCGCTCGTGGCGGGTGGTCGCGACGCCATAGCGGGCGGCACCTGGCTGGCCGTTCGCGCGCGCACGGGTCACGGCGAGCCGGGCGTCGCGATGCTGCTCAATCGCCGCGACCCGACGCCTGGCAAGCCGGGCCGGCGCTCGCGCGGGTTGCTGACGCTGGACGTGGCGAGCGCGCCGGATCCCCGCGAGCGGGCGCTCGCCGAGGCGGCGATCGGGCACTACGCGCCGTGTTCGCTGGTCTGGCTCTCGCCCTCGGAGTCCTGGCACCTGTCGATCCGCGCGGGACAGAAGCCGGCGCTCGCGTCCATCCCGGCGGGCTGGCACGCGATCACGCACTTCGAGCTGGACGACGCCGCCGATCCGCGCGCGACCTGGGCGCTGAAGCGGCTGGCGGACCTGCGCTCGCCGTCACGCGCCGAGGCCGAGAAGCGCCTCGCGGCGATCCTTTCGTCCCACGGCGGCGGATCCGCACCGGCTTTCTGCCTGCACGAAGGCCGCGCGCCGACGGTCTCGGCCGCGACGCTGTGGCTCGCGGCCGGAGAGATCTCCTACCGGCACGCGCAGGGCCGGCCGTGCGTCACGCCGTTCGAGGACTTCACGGCGCTCGTCGGCTGA